The following coding sequences are from one Parabacteroides pacaensis window:
- a CDS encoding RagB/SusD family nutrient uptake outer membrane protein — protein MKKIKHLLIVLCMFSTGIFSSCNYLDVSNYFDDTMHLDSVFKHKIYLEKFLWGAAALLPNEGNIFVNSYYPAILGSDEGFTMWESDYPCQRFPLNEITADNLGNMDIWPAMYQVIRKANTIFARIEECEDLSSQDKREIVGYAHFLRGYAYYLLVLNYGPCILVGDNILDTSLPSEAYETERATFDECVEYICQELETAAEYIPTTVPINLFGRPTKGAAYGLIARLRVYAASPLYNGGKAARIYFSNFLRRSDKVPYISQTYDEKKWAVAAAACKRLIDSGNYKLYTVEATSETPELPKNVTYDPNYYKTFPEGANGIDPLKSYSEMFNGEAISFKNEEIVFGRNSDYVKNGTKYSFPSANGGWNGYCIPLHIIDGYRMADGQPINDSSNEYPYTEEGFTKQAVTFSGYELRADISNMYANREMRFYASIGFSGCLWPMRSTTETGKYLQVIRYGVDQNSGKSAATEGDLRNYPITGFVSKKYIHSDDAWKGSNGSVLSKPFIMIRYADILLMYAECLNNLTQTHTITDAQENTYTVSRDINEMAKAFNQVRYRAGLPGLRQEELATADNFFEVLKTERMIEFLHEGLRYYDTRRWGIVADVESKPIMGMDAEKTEKGGFYNRVICNYASVRNRIFLPKMILLPINRQEIKRVPTMDQNPGWEN, from the coding sequence ATGAAAAAAATAAAACATTTACTTATAGTACTCTGTATGTTCAGTACAGGAATCTTTTCTTCCTGTAATTACCTGGACGTATCCAACTATTTTGACGACACGATGCACCTCGACTCGGTATTCAAACACAAAATATACCTTGAGAAATTTCTTTGGGGAGCAGCCGCTTTATTACCTAATGAAGGGAATATATTCGTAAACTCCTATTATCCAGCTATATTAGGTAGCGATGAAGGCTTTACGATGTGGGAATCCGATTATCCTTGCCAACGTTTTCCCCTGAATGAAATTACAGCCGATAATTTGGGAAATATGGATATATGGCCCGCTATGTACCAAGTTATTCGAAAAGCGAACACCATTTTTGCCCGGATAGAAGAATGTGAAGACTTGTCGTCGCAAGACAAACGGGAAATTGTAGGGTACGCTCATTTTTTACGAGGCTATGCCTATTATCTGTTGGTATTAAATTACGGTCCTTGCATATTGGTAGGCGACAATATACTGGATACCAGCCTCCCTTCCGAAGCCTACGAAACGGAAAGAGCTACCTTCGACGAATGTGTGGAATATATATGCCAGGAGCTGGAAACTGCTGCCGAGTATATCCCTACTACCGTTCCGATCAATCTATTCGGACGTCCCACCAAGGGAGCAGCATACGGTCTGATTGCCCGTTTACGTGTCTATGCCGCCAGCCCTCTTTATAACGGAGGGAAAGCAGCGAGAATCTATTTTTCCAACTTCTTACGTCGTTCCGACAAAGTGCCTTATATCTCCCAAACGTACGACGAAAAGAAATGGGCGGTTGCTGCCGCTGCCTGTAAACGCCTTATCGACTCCGGTAACTATAAGTTGTATACGGTGGAAGCTACTTCCGAAACTCCGGAACTTCCTAAGAATGTAACCTATGATCCGAATTATTACAAAACATTCCCCGAAGGAGCAAACGGGATCGACCCGCTTAAATCGTATTCGGAAATGTTTAACGGAGAAGCCATCTCATTTAAGAATGAAGAAATCGTGTTCGGACGCAATTCCGATTATGTGAAAAACGGAACTAAATATTCGTTCCCATCTGCCAACGGGGGATGGAATGGCTATTGTATTCCTCTCCATATTATCGACGGGTATCGCATGGCAGACGGACAGCCTATCAATGATTCGAGCAACGAATATCCTTATACGGAAGAAGGCTTTACCAAACAGGCAGTTACTTTTTCGGGCTATGAGTTAAGAGCCGATATAAGTAATATGTATGCCAACCGGGAAATGCGGTTCTATGCTTCGATCGGGTTTAGCGGATGCTTGTGGCCTATGCGTTCCACTACCGAAACAGGAAAGTATCTTCAGGTAATCCGGTACGGCGTGGACCAGAACAGCGGAAAGAGTGCGGCTACCGAAGGTGACCTGCGTAATTATCCCATCACCGGCTTTGTTAGTAAAAAGTACATTCATTCGGACGATGCTTGGAAAGGTTCTAACGGTTCTGTCTTAAGCAAACCGTTTATTATGATCCGGTATGCAGACATTTTATTAATGTATGCAGAATGTTTAAACAACCTTACCCAAACTCATACCATTACGGATGCCCAGGAAAACACGTACACCGTGAGCCGCGACATAAATGAGATGGCGAAAGCTTTCAACCAGGTACGTTACCGCGCAGGTCTTCCGGGACTTCGGCAAGAAGAGTTGGCTACGGCAGACAATTTCTTCGAAGTATTGAAAACCGAACGGATGATAGAATTCCTGCACGAAGGTTTACGTTATTACGACACACGCCGTTGGGGAATTGTAGCCGATGTAGAATCGAAACCTATCATGGGTATGGATGCGGAGAAAACAGAAAAAGGAGGCTTTTACAATCGTGTAATTTGTAATTACGCCAGTGTACGGAACCGGATCTTTTTACCTAAAATGATACTACTACCTATTAACAGGCAAGAAATCAAACGGGTTCCTACAATGGATCAAAATCCCGGATGGGAAAATTAA
- a CDS encoding DUF1735 domain-containing protein — MKLNIKYILAGICVCLSAACEDNLLEEEQYQKVIYLQSGDDNIFEYSHAVNDSITRGYLTVGSGGTMPLEENVTVTLELDSAGLNQYNQRRFDIEYDKYAHFLDASRFVLPSYEVVLKANEPNATTFFPIEVDANGLSPDTVYMVPLKIKSVSNYEVNEEKATVLYKIALMNKYSEPGKTSYAMKGTKQVEGGIVSAITNTKDIVPLSKNRIRIFPENLQVSTKLEDIENKTITVIVDEDNFIRIRPFKNVIVENVDKSWYDEKEEIFHLSYRYKLPGDEKWNYIEETLTRVQ; from the coding sequence ATGAAATTGAATATAAAATACATACTAGCAGGAATATGCGTTTGCTTATCGGCAGCCTGCGAAGATAATTTGCTGGAAGAAGAACAATACCAGAAAGTGATTTACCTGCAAAGCGGCGATGATAACATTTTTGAATATTCCCACGCGGTAAACGATTCCATTACCCGCGGCTATCTTACGGTAGGAAGTGGCGGAACCATGCCGCTAGAGGAAAATGTTACCGTAACGCTGGAACTGGATAGTGCCGGCTTGAATCAATATAATCAACGCCGTTTCGATATTGAATACGACAAATATGCACACTTCTTAGATGCTTCCCGTTTCGTATTACCTTCATACGAAGTAGTTTTGAAAGCGAATGAACCCAATGCAACCACCTTCTTCCCCATAGAAGTGGATGCTAACGGCCTTTCGCCGGATACAGTTTATATGGTTCCTTTAAAAATAAAATCCGTATCCAATTACGAAGTCAATGAGGAAAAAGCTACGGTGTTGTATAAAATTGCACTGATGAATAAATATTCCGAACCCGGCAAAACTTCTTATGCCATGAAAGGGACAAAACAAGTAGAAGGAGGTATCGTTTCAGCGATCACCAATACGAAAGACATTGTCCCCCTTAGCAAAAACCGGATCCGGATATTCCCGGAAAACTTGCAGGTAAGCACCAAACTGGAAGATATCGAAAATAAAACAATTACGGTTATCGTAGACGAAGACAACTTCATTCGCATCCGTCCTTTCAAAAATGTCATAGTGGAGAATGTGGACAAAAGCTGGTACGATGAAAAAGAAGAAATTTTTCACCTATCTTACCGTTACAAATTACCTGGTGATGAAAAATGGAATTACATTGAAGAAACACTCACGCGGGTGCAATAA
- a CDS encoding BT_3987 domain-containing protein has protein sequence MKLKYITSLFFLLAVFACESDKEEESLQLFELSETALNFESAPGQQTFDVLGTTQEVSATVASEDTPWCTVELKKENNKVTGVVTVEENTKVKSRTALIEVNQGTQKRNLLVRQTQKYFTTVQKVQNLQALAGPGCVILNWEEPTEDNFGHVALNIKDSREEVLKSVSLEKGVITYQADGLLSTAGEYIFEIQSFDKENEPGEIATVRCRANKKVAFQFKDVPAHQYVGYYFKTSDEIFTTFLLGSNEFNEGEEITIGFEVDPSLVKEYNEANNTDLLLMPAEAYALQDYQFNGTQAYQSFQVIVNTSTLQDRKRYALPIKIASVSANAIEASGNLAFLIYHVDDLEGWYTVERLPKCGEPASSYPVGARRYIKRTGDYTWETGYLFSRYTSSTDATGAPVNQIQFIKIDPDTKKLHIQQGNYETSEDLNVFDPVKNELHIEYLYTAWAGWWTHERMFNRSVSK, from the coding sequence ATGAAACTTAAATATATAACAAGCTTATTTTTCTTATTGGCAGTTTTCGCCTGTGAGTCGGACAAAGAAGAAGAGAGTTTACAACTATTTGAATTGTCTGAAACAGCCTTGAACTTTGAGAGTGCTCCAGGGCAACAAACATTCGATGTACTAGGTACCACTCAAGAAGTTTCTGCAACGGTTGCCTCGGAAGATACTCCCTGGTGTACTGTAGAACTGAAAAAAGAAAACAATAAAGTTACGGGAGTAGTTACGGTAGAAGAAAATACAAAGGTTAAAAGCCGGACAGCCCTTATTGAAGTAAACCAAGGTACTCAAAAGCGCAATTTGTTAGTAAGGCAGACTCAAAAGTATTTCACAACCGTACAAAAGGTACAAAACCTTCAAGCCCTGGCTGGTCCCGGTTGCGTTATTCTAAATTGGGAAGAGCCGACCGAAGATAATTTCGGGCACGTTGCACTTAATATAAAGGACAGCCGGGAAGAAGTTTTGAAATCCGTGTCATTAGAAAAAGGAGTAATCACTTATCAGGCCGACGGGCTACTTTCTACCGCAGGAGAATATATTTTCGAAATCCAATCGTTCGATAAGGAAAACGAACCCGGAGAAATAGCAACGGTACGCTGCCGTGCAAACAAGAAAGTGGCATTCCAATTTAAGGACGTACCGGCTCATCAATACGTCGGATATTATTTTAAAACTAGTGATGAAATCTTTACTACGTTTTTATTAGGTAGTAATGAGTTTAATGAAGGAGAAGAAATAACGATCGGTTTTGAAGTAGATCCCTCGTTGGTAAAAGAATACAACGAAGCAAATAATACGGATCTTCTGCTGATGCCTGCCGAAGCGTATGCTTTACAAGATTATCAGTTCAACGGTACGCAGGCTTATCAATCTTTCCAGGTAATAGTGAATACTTCTACTTTGCAAGACCGGAAGAGATATGCATTACCTATAAAGATTGCTTCGGTTTCTGCCAATGCGATAGAAGCATCAGGTAACCTCGCTTTCCTGATTTATCATGTAGACGATTTAGAGGGATGGTATACTGTGGAACGCCTTCCTAAGTGTGGCGAACCGGCTTCCAGCTATCCGGTAGGGGCTAGGAGGTATATCAAACGAACCGGCGACTATACTTGGGAAACAGGTTATTTATTCTCTCGATATACCAGCAGTACGGATGCTACAGGTGCACCGGTTAACCAGATACAATTTATTAAAATCGATCCCGATACCAAGAAACTTCATATACAGCAAGGGAATTATGAAACCAGCGAAGATTTGAATGTTTTCGATCCGGTAAAGAATGAATTGCATATAGAATATCTATATACTGCCTGGGCCGGCTGGTGGACACATGAAAGAATGTTTAACCGGAGTGTCTCCAAATAA
- a CDS encoding alkaline phosphatase family protein, protein MKQVNWLIIFIFFGCCLSATSHAKKKKAVFIIADGIPADVIERIQTPTLDEIAKKGGYTRAYVGGEAGGITETPTISAVCYNNLLTATWVNKHNVWGNGIEAPNYNYWSIFRIAENQKKDVKTAIFSSWEDNRTKLVGEGKPEAGNIKIDYVLDGLELDKKAYPDEKHSLNIFKIDEKISSAAAECIKTNAPDMMWVYLWFMDCAGHEFGDSPFFDKYTALTDKQIARIWEAIKYREANFDEEWMIVVTTDHGRTASNGKGHGGQSERERTTWIYTNVQPNTYFKQQQPGIIDIAPSVCRYMNFSIPQEIQYEQEGMPFIGKVDLSNVKAQVNGKQIILTWESYSNSPVQIYAATTNNFKEGKLDGWKKVGKAKAGEKKFVFDTSAMESSFYKFSLRGKNNMQTVWVKK, encoded by the coding sequence ATGAAACAAGTAAATTGGCTAATCATTTTCATTTTCTTCGGATGCTGTTTATCAGCAACCTCACATGCTAAAAAAAAGAAAGCTGTATTCATCATCGCAGACGGTATTCCTGCCGATGTAATAGAGCGTATCCAAACTCCCACCCTTGATGAGATAGCAAAAAAAGGAGGCTACACCCGGGCATACGTAGGCGGAGAGGCTGGCGGTATTACTGAAACACCTACTATTTCGGCCGTATGTTACAACAATTTATTAACAGCCACTTGGGTAAACAAACACAATGTTTGGGGTAACGGCATTGAGGCTCCTAATTATAATTACTGGAGCATTTTCCGTATTGCAGAAAACCAGAAAAAAGATGTGAAAACAGCCATCTTCTCTTCTTGGGAAGACAATCGTACCAAACTGGTAGGCGAAGGAAAGCCCGAAGCCGGGAATATTAAAATAGACTATGTGTTGGATGGCCTGGAACTGGATAAAAAAGCTTATCCCGATGAAAAGCATTCGCTTAATATCTTTAAAATCGACGAGAAGATTTCTTCTGCCGCAGCCGAATGTATCAAGACGAATGCCCCGGATATGATGTGGGTTTACTTGTGGTTTATGGATTGCGCGGGACATGAATTCGGTGACAGTCCTTTCTTTGATAAATATACTGCTTTAACAGACAAACAAATAGCCCGGATATGGGAAGCTATAAAATACCGCGAAGCAAATTTCGATGAAGAGTGGATGATCGTGGTTACTACCGATCACGGGCGGACTGCCTCAAACGGGAAAGGTCATGGAGGCCAAAGCGAACGGGAAAGAACGACATGGATTTATACCAACGTACAACCGAATACCTACTTTAAACAACAGCAGCCGGGAATAATAGATATTGCTCCTTCGGTATGCCGTTACATGAATTTCTCCATTCCCCAGGAAATTCAATACGAACAAGAGGGAATGCCTTTTATCGGGAAAGTAGATCTTTCCAACGTGAAGGCACAAGTAAATGGGAAACAAATTATCCTTACCTGGGAAAGTTACAGTAACAGCCCCGTACAAATATACGCTGCAACAACGAACAATTTTAAGGAAGGGAAACTGGACGGATGGAAAAAGGTAGGAAAGGCAAAAGCCGGCGAAAAGAAATTTGTATTCGACACGTCTGCTATGGAATCGTCATTTTATAAGTTTAGCCTCCGGGGAAAGAACAACATGCAAACAGTGTGGGTAAAAAAATAA
- the nadC gene encoding carboxylating nicotinate-nucleotide diphosphorylase, which translates to MDNLIEELIRLSFAEDIGDGDHTTLCCIPDTAMGKSQLIIKEDGVIAGVEMAKRIFHYFDPELKVTVFINDGAEVKKGDIAFTVEGKVQSLLQTERLMLNVMQRMSGIATTTRRYVKALEGTNTRVLDTRKTTPGMRMMEKEAVKIGGGVNHRIGLFDMILLKDNHVDFAGGIEQAINRAKNYLKEKGKDLKIEIEVRNFDELEEVFQVGGVDRIMLDNFNVENTREAVRRIRQAGNYEIESSGGITFDTLRNYAECGVDFISVGALTHSVKSLDMSLKAC; encoded by the coding sequence ATGGATAATTTAATTGAAGAATTAATCAGATTGTCATTTGCCGAGGATATAGGCGATGGCGACCATACTACCTTATGCTGTATTCCCGATACGGCTATGGGAAAATCTCAACTTATTATTAAAGAAGACGGTGTAATTGCCGGCGTAGAAATGGCTAAACGTATTTTTCATTATTTCGACCCTGAATTGAAGGTGACTGTTTTTATTAATGACGGGGCAGAAGTAAAAAAAGGTGATATTGCTTTTACCGTGGAAGGAAAAGTACAATCTCTTTTACAAACGGAACGGTTAATGCTGAACGTGATGCAGCGTATGAGCGGGATTGCTACTACCACACGGAGATATGTAAAAGCTTTGGAAGGTACGAATACTCGCGTATTGGATACCCGGAAGACGACGCCGGGCATGCGGATGATGGAGAAAGAAGCGGTAAAGATCGGCGGAGGTGTGAATCACCGGATTGGTTTGTTCGATATGATTCTTTTGAAAGATAACCATGTAGATTTTGCCGGTGGAATAGAACAGGCTATTAACCGTGCCAAGAATTACTTGAAAGAGAAAGGAAAAGATTTAAAGATTGAAATCGAAGTACGTAACTTTGATGAATTGGAAGAGGTATTTCAAGTAGGCGGGGTAGACCGGATTATGTTGGATAATTTTAATGTTGAGAATACCAGAGAGGCTGTACGGCGGATTCGCCAAGCAGGTAATTATGAGATAGAATCTTCCGGTGGTATTACTTTCGATACTTTACGGAATTATGCGGAGTGTGGAGTGGATTTTATTTCGGTAGGAGCCTTGACTCACTCTGTGAAAAGTTTGGATATGAGTTTGAAAGCTTGCTAA
- a CDS encoding DUF4783 domain-containing protein translates to MKRILLTLILLVACIGLFAADITHIATAFKKGDAASLKSSMDNEIEIALPSVNKKCSNTEAVRLLDIFFQENNPTGFSILHQADKKETGFCVGKLTSGGKDFRVNVTYRTQNDVIFIQSIRIE, encoded by the coding sequence ATGAAACGAATTTTATTAACCTTGATACTGTTGGTCGCTTGTATTGGCTTGTTTGCGGCAGATATCACTCATATTGCAACTGCTTTTAAAAAAGGAGACGCTGCTTCTTTAAAAAGTAGCATGGACAATGAAATTGAAATTGCTCTTCCTTCTGTTAATAAGAAATGTTCCAATACCGAGGCCGTCAGGTTATTGGATATATTTTTTCAGGAGAATAATCCTACCGGCTTTTCCATACTTCACCAAGCAGATAAGAAAGAAACAGGTTTTTGTGTAGGAAAACTTACTTCGGGCGGAAAAGACTTCCGGGTAAATGTAACTTATCGGACACAAAACGATGTAATATTCATACAATCTATAAGAATAGAATAA
- the rlmH gene encoding 23S rRNA (pseudouridine(1915)-N(3))-methyltransferase RlmH, with product MKITLIVIGKTDASYFAEALKEYTSRLVHYLPFEMIIIPDIKNAKNLSELQQKEKEGELILKSLQPGDYLVLLDEKGKEFSSLQFSAYLEKKMHTIAKRLVFVIGGPYGFSTSVYQAAQEKISLSKMTFSHQMIRVIFVEQVYRAMTILNNEPYHHE from the coding sequence ATGAAAATTACATTGATAGTGATAGGAAAAACAGATGCTTCTTATTTCGCGGAAGCTTTGAAAGAATATACAAGCAGGCTGGTTCATTACCTTCCCTTTGAAATGATCATCATTCCGGACATCAAAAACGCTAAGAACCTTTCGGAACTGCAACAAAAAGAAAAAGAAGGAGAGCTGATACTGAAAAGTTTACAGCCCGGAGACTACCTCGTTTTACTGGATGAAAAAGGAAAAGAATTTTCCTCCTTGCAATTCTCCGCCTATCTAGAAAAAAAGATGCATACCATAGCGAAACGACTTGTATTTGTAATTGGCGGTCCATACGGATTTAGCACATCGGTTTATCAGGCAGCCCAGGAAAAGATTTCACTTAGTAAAATGACCTTTTCCCACCAGATGATCCGTGTCATCTTTGTAGAACAAGTATACAGGGCTATGACGATATTAAACAACGAACCTTACCATCATGAATAA
- the aroC gene encoding chorismate synthase: MNTFGNLFRLTSFGESHGMGIGGVIDGCPAGIELDMDFIQQELDRRRPGQSSITTPRKEADKVHFLSGLYEGKTTGTPIGFIIWNDNQHSSDYDNMEKVFRPSHADFTYQTKYGIRDHRGGGRSSARETIARCVAGAIAKQILKEHGITIQAYTSQVGNIKLDGSYQDYDLTLTETNAVRCPDTEKAEEMQKLIAEVKSKGDTLGGIISCVAKGVPVGLGEPVFGKLHAALGGAMLSINAVKGFEYGDGFSSTLYRGSERNDRFYNDNGHINTRTNYSGGIQGGISNGQDIYFRVAFKPVATVLMEQQTVNTDGEDTVLKARGRHDPCVLPRAVPIVEAMTAMVLLDYWLLQKTHR; this comes from the coding sequence ATGAATACATTCGGAAATCTTTTCAGGTTAACTTCCTTTGGCGAGTCTCATGGTATGGGAATCGGAGGAGTAATCGACGGCTGTCCTGCCGGTATAGAATTAGATATGGATTTTATCCAGCAAGAACTGGATCGCCGCAGGCCCGGCCAATCTTCCATCACTACTCCCCGGAAGGAGGCTGATAAAGTACATTTCCTTTCCGGCCTGTATGAAGGGAAAACTACAGGTACGCCGATTGGATTTATTATTTGGAACGATAACCAGCATTCTTCGGATTACGACAATATGGAGAAGGTGTTCCGTCCTTCGCATGCGGATTTCACTTACCAGACAAAATATGGTATTCGTGACCATCGGGGGGGCGGACGTTCATCTGCCCGTGAGACTATTGCCCGATGTGTTGCCGGAGCTATAGCCAAACAAATATTAAAGGAACACGGAATCACGATTCAAGCTTATACCTCGCAGGTAGGAAATATCAAACTCGATGGTTCTTATCAAGATTACGACTTGACTCTTACGGAAACGAACGCAGTACGTTGCCCCGATACGGAAAAAGCGGAAGAAATGCAAAAGCTGATCGCGGAAGTAAAAAGTAAAGGCGATACACTGGGAGGAATTATCAGTTGCGTAGCAAAAGGGGTTCCGGTAGGTTTGGGCGAACCTGTTTTCGGAAAGTTACATGCGGCTTTAGGGGGAGCCATGCTTAGTATTAATGCGGTGAAGGGGTTCGAATACGGAGACGGTTTTTCAAGTACTCTTTATCGTGGTTCCGAACGTAACGACCGTTTTTACAACGATAACGGGCATATTAATACGCGCACGAATTATTCCGGAGGTATACAAGGAGGAATAAGTAACGGACAAGATATCTATTTCCGGGTAGCTTTCAAGCCTGTGGCTACTGTCTTAATGGAACAGCAAACCGTAAATACCGATGGGGAAGATACCGTATTGAAAGCCCGGGGACGGCACGATCCTTGTGTATTGCCCCGTGCTGTACCTATTGTGGAAGCCATGACTGCTATGGTTTTGCTGGATTATTGGTTATTACAAAAAACACATCGGTAA
- a CDS encoding FKBP-type peptidyl-prolyl cis-trans isomerase gives MKIAANKFVSVTYDLNVGEGEDQELMEKATAEHPLNFIFGTGSMLEAFEKALKGLEAGDKFNFSLSPEEAYGEYVEDHVLDLPKHIFEVEGKFDESVIYEGNTVPMMDSNGNRLNGSVLSVGEDTVKMDFNHPLAGETLHFSGEVLDVHDPSEKEIEEMLAPAGGCGCGCDCGDEGCGDGCNDGCGSDHQHKGGCGCH, from the coding sequence ATGAAAATTGCAGCAAATAAGTTCGTTTCGGTTACATACGACCTGAACGTTGGCGAAGGGGAAGACCAGGAATTGATGGAAAAAGCAACTGCTGAACATCCTCTGAACTTTATTTTTGGTACAGGTTCTATGCTCGAAGCATTCGAAAAAGCATTAAAGGGACTGGAAGCTGGGGATAAGTTTAATTTCTCGCTTTCTCCTGAAGAGGCCTACGGCGAATATGTGGAAGATCATGTATTAGATTTACCAAAACACATTTTCGAAGTAGAGGGTAAATTTGACGAAAGCGTTATCTATGAAGGAAATACGGTTCCCATGATGGATTCTAACGGAAATCGTTTGAACGGTTCTGTTCTATCAGTAGGTGAAGATACCGTAAAGATGGATTTCAATCATCCTCTGGCCGGTGAAACATTGCATTTCAGTGGAGAAGTATTGGATGTGCATGATCCTTCGGAAAAAGAAATAGAAGAAATGTTAGCTCCGGCAGGCGGTTGTGGCTGTGGGTGTGATTGTGGCGACGAAGGTTGTGGCGACGGTTGCAACGACGGTTGCGGAAGCGACCACCAGCATAAAGGCGGTTGCGGTTGCCATTAA
- a CDS encoding MalY/PatB family protein, producing the protein MEHYNFDQVIERRGTDCVKVDSLKERFGHPDLVPLWVADMDFRTPPFIVEALKKRCEHEIFGYTFASDEYYNTIIQWVKKLHHWQIEREWLSYIPGIVKGIGFVLQCFTRPGDKVIIQPPVYHPFRIVPESMHREVVYNPLKMVEGRYEMDFENLESVIDEQCKVLILCNPHNPGGIVWKKESLARLAEICAKHAILVVSDEIHAEMAYPQYTHHPFASVSEVAASNSITFMAPSKTFNIAGIVTSYSIVPSEDIRNKFYSFMEAGEFNDGTIFAYEATKAAYTYGADWLRQLLVYIRENVDFVDTYLKANLPEIKVYPPQASFLVWLDCRGLKLNQPQLVSLFVDKAGLLLNDGSMFGTEGEGFMRMNVGCPRSVLDLALHALKRAVNEE; encoded by the coding sequence ATGGAACACTATAATTTTGACCAGGTAATAGAACGCCGCGGGACGGATTGCGTGAAAGTAGATTCTTTAAAAGAACGGTTCGGACATCCCGATCTGGTTCCGCTTTGGGTAGCCGACATGGATTTCCGCACACCCCCTTTTATTGTAGAAGCCTTGAAAAAAAGATGTGAACATGAGATTTTCGGCTATACGTTTGCTTCCGACGAATACTATAATACCATTATCCAGTGGGTAAAAAAACTACACCATTGGCAAATCGAACGGGAATGGCTTAGTTATATTCCCGGTATTGTAAAAGGAATCGGCTTTGTCTTGCAATGTTTTACCAGACCGGGAGATAAAGTAATTATACAACCTCCGGTTTACCATCCGTTCCGTATCGTACCGGAAAGCATGCACCGCGAAGTTGTATACAATCCGCTTAAAATGGTAGAGGGAAGATATGAGATGGATTTCGAGAACTTGGAGTCGGTTATAGATGAACAATGTAAAGTCTTGATTCTTTGCAATCCTCACAATCCGGGAGGTATTGTTTGGAAAAAGGAATCGCTAGCCCGATTAGCTGAAATTTGCGCTAAACATGCTATTTTAGTTGTTTCAGACGAGATTCATGCAGAGATGGCTTACCCGCAATATACCCACCATCCGTTTGCCTCTGTTTCCGAGGTCGCAGCAAGTAACAGCATTACTTTTATGGCTCCCAGTAAGACGTTTAATATTGCCGGTATTGTTACTTCCTACTCAATTGTTCCGAGCGAAGATATCCGGAATAAGTTCTATTCTTTTATGGAAGCCGGCGAGTTCAATGACGGAACAATCTTTGCTTACGAAGCTACTAAAGCAGCTTATACGTATGGCGCGGATTGGTTACGACAATTGTTGGTATACATCAGGGAAAATGTCGACTTTGTCGATACTTACTTAAAAGCTAATTTGCCGGAGATAAAAGTTTATCCTCCCCAAGCCTCTTTTCTGGTTTGGTTAGATTGCCGGGGACTGAAATTAAACCAGCCACAGTTAGTTAGCTTGTTTGTGGACAAAGCCGGGTTATTGTTAAACGACGGAAGTATGTTCGGCACAGAAGGAGAAGGATTTATGCGTATGAATGTAGGTTGCCCGCGCTCGGTACTGGATTTGGCTCTACATGCATTAAAAAGAGCTGTTAATGAAGAATAA